AACATCACCAAATGGTTTGActatattgattttggcGCTTGGTCGTTTGCAactccaattttttttttttcgtcGGTCAAGGATCACAATTTGTAGTTCACTTTTTTTATACTCCACTAAATGCCATGCTGCATCAGGCTACATATACTTCTAGTGAAATCCCCCAATTATGTGATCGAGTGCAGGAACACTACctattgaaaagaaaatctgATCCCCAGTGCAGATATTTGATATCACTTGCAGGAGTTCCCGGATCCGGCAAGACAACCTTTGCAAATGCTATAGCCAAAAAACTTTCAACTTTTGCAAAAACAATAGTTCTACCTCAAGATGGGTTTCATTTATACCGTTCGGAATTAGCTTTAATGGCCGATCCAAAAGAGGCTTTTCAAAGACGTGGTGCTCCTTTCACTTTTAATCCACAGGCTTTTATCAGTTTAATCTCAAAGTTGAATGACCGTTCCCAAACCATCAAAGCACCTTCTTTT
This sequence is a window from Candida dubliniensis CD36 chromosome 7, complete sequence. Protein-coding genes within it:
- a CDS encoding pantothenate kinase, putative gives rise to the protein MSHQATYTSSEIPQLCDRVQEHYLLKRKSDPQCRYLISLAGVPGSGKTTFANAIAKKLSTFAKTIVLPQDGFHLYRSELALMADPKEAFQRRGAPFTFNPQAFISLISKLNDRSQTIKAPSFDHKLKDPIEDDIVIHSDVDIIIIEGNYVSLRDKYWDEIENYVDDTWFIETSKDLVRERIIRRHLDAGIAANKEEAAARADGSDMQNALYINNKSKPTNVLILSTT